Proteins encoded in a region of the Scyliorhinus canicula chromosome 2, sScyCan1.1, whole genome shotgun sequence genome:
- the tmx1 gene encoding thioredoxin-related transmembrane protein 1: MAAAGVRGRLRFRLTRLLILAVLASVSTVQAKRSLVKVITDHNWRDILEGEWMVEFYAPWCPACQHLQSEWNEFAEWSDDLGVNVAKVDVTEQPGLSGRFIITALPTIYHCKDGEFRKYQGPRMKNDFIDFIDGKKWEAIEPIYSWLRPSSFLMTSMSALFQLSMWIRHCHNYFTEVIGIPVWGSYGIFALITLFSGLALGLILVFVADCVLPSRRYRHQPHCSQKKVPLAKRLKPKDGQFQEEDDETEDDLCSQAKESSSQTFEKAVLKDCGDYLQDTVRKRTMEYTSRADDS; this comes from the exons atggcggcggccgGAGTCAGGGGGCGGCTGAGGTTCAGATTGACCCGGCTGCTGATACTGGCCGTGTTAGCGTCAGTATCGACTGTGCAGGCCAAGAGGAGTCTGGTTAAAGTCATTACCGACCACAACTGGAGAGACATCCTGGAGGGGGAGTGGATGGTGGAATT CTATGCCCCCTGGTGTCCTGCCTGCCAACATCTTCAGTCTGAATGGAATGAGTTTGCAGAGTGGAGTGATGACCTGGGTGTCAATGTTGCCAAAGTGGATGTAACCGAGCAGCCAG GTTTGAGCGGTCGTTTCATTATTACTGCTCTTCCTACGATATACCA cTGTAAGGATGGAGAGTTTAGAAAGTATCAAGGCCCGAGAATGAAGAATGACTTTATTGACTTTATAGATGGAAAGAAATGGGAAGCCATAGAACCAATATATTCTTGGTTAAGACCTTCCTCTTTTTT GATGACTAGCATGTCAGCATTATTTCAGCTGTCCATGTGGATTCGT catTGTCATAATTACTTCACTGAAGTTATCGGCATACCGGTTTGGGGATCATACGGCATTTTTGCTTTGATAACACTTTTTTCCGGACTTGCACTTGGACTG ATTCTGGTCTTTGTGGCAGATTGTGTGTTACCATCTCGACGATATAGGCACCAACCACATTGTTCTCAAA aaaaagtgcCACTAGCCAAGCGGTTGAAGCCAAAGGATGGGCAGTTCCAGGAAGAGGATGATGAAACTGAAGATGACCTGTGCTCACAAGCAAAAGAGAGCAGTAGTCAAACATTCGAGAAGGCTGTGCTGAAGGATTGTGGAGATTACTTACAGGACACTGTGAGAAAGCGTACTATGGAGTACACCAGCAGAGCTGATGACTCCTGA